A genomic segment from Yimella sp. cx-51 encodes:
- a CDS encoding MOSC domain-containing protein, whose protein sequence is MRITALNVHPVKSTAIRPVEQAQVTRAGLAGDREWMVVNDFGELVSARELKPLYSITADTAVTGLRGGSDLRLSAPGVEPLLIDRPLVGQPATVTMFNYPPMPARSAGQEADDWLDRALGTSGLHLVWCSEPALRALDLDHSRDGDHARFQDGSPVTLLSTASVRQLGDWLAQEALEHGEKPPTFGAERFRPNILIDGVDTAFAEDTWSRVRVGTVDFRVAERVSRCVMTTVDPETFEGGKEPVRTLARYRRDEGRTWMAIHLIPDSEGTISVGDEIVAD, encoded by the coding sequence ATGCGGATCACGGCCCTGAACGTCCATCCGGTCAAGAGCACGGCCATTCGTCCGGTCGAGCAGGCGCAGGTCACCCGCGCCGGGCTGGCCGGCGACCGCGAGTGGATGGTCGTCAACGACTTCGGCGAACTCGTCAGTGCTCGCGAACTCAAACCTCTCTACTCGATCACGGCCGACACCGCTGTCACCGGACTGCGCGGCGGCTCCGACCTGCGATTGTCCGCGCCGGGCGTCGAGCCACTCCTGATCGACCGGCCGCTCGTGGGCCAGCCGGCAACGGTCACAATGTTCAACTATCCGCCCATGCCGGCGAGGTCGGCCGGGCAGGAAGCCGACGACTGGCTCGACCGGGCTCTGGGCACGAGCGGCCTGCACCTCGTCTGGTGTTCGGAACCTGCCCTTCGCGCACTGGATCTCGACCACAGCCGCGACGGCGACCACGCGCGCTTCCAGGACGGGTCTCCGGTGACTCTGCTCAGCACGGCGTCCGTGCGTCAACTGGGCGACTGGTTGGCCCAAGAGGCGCTCGAACACGGCGAAAAACCGCCGACCTTCGGCGCTGAGCGCTTTCGACCCAACATCCTGATCGATGGCGTCGACACCGCTTTCGCGGAGGACACCTGGTCGCGGGTGCGGGTGGGCACGGTCGACTTCCGGGTGGCCGAGCGGGTCTCCCGGTGCGTCATGACCACGGTCGACCCAGAGACCTTCGAGGGCGGCAAGGAGCCGGTGCGGACGCTCGCGCGATACCGACGCGACGAGGGGCGCACCTGGATGGCCATCCACCTCATCCCCGACTCCGAGGGGACGATCAGCGTCGGCGACGAAATCGTCGCCGACTAA
- the glmM gene encoding phosphoglucosamine mutase, giving the protein MARLFGTDGVRGLANGPVINADTALRLSEAAARVFGRTITGGAQRMTAVVGRDPRASGEFLSAAVIAGLASSGVDVYDVGVLPTPAVAFLTADLGANFGVMLSASHNAMPDNGIKFFALGGHKLPDEVEDRIEAAMDAPADRPTGAAVGRVHRVDDGAERYVAHLLKALPHELAGLHVVVDAAHGAASEVGPDAFRRAGAQVTVIGAEPDGLNINDGYGSTHLDKLKQAVVEAGADFGVAFDGDADRCLAVDASGTEVDGDQIMAILAVGMKERGALKEDTLVATVMSNLGLYQAMEQRGISIKQTAVGDRYVLEEMRASGYNLGGEQSGHVILTDVGTTGDGVLTGLMLAAQVASSGSTMAQLATVMTRLPQHMVNVKGVDKAAASTHPVVLNAISEAELELGDNGRVLLRPSGTEPVVRVMAEAPTAELAQQITARLAAVVQTELAL; this is encoded by the coding sequence GTGGCGCGTCTTTTCGGCACCGACGGAGTACGTGGGCTGGCCAACGGCCCGGTCATCAACGCTGACACGGCCCTGCGGCTTTCCGAGGCGGCTGCCCGGGTTTTCGGGCGCACGATCACCGGTGGAGCACAGCGCATGACAGCGGTCGTCGGACGTGACCCGCGGGCTTCTGGGGAGTTTCTCTCCGCCGCAGTGATCGCCGGCCTCGCCTCCAGCGGTGTCGATGTGTACGACGTGGGGGTGCTCCCCACTCCGGCTGTTGCCTTCCTGACCGCCGACCTCGGCGCCAACTTCGGTGTGATGCTGTCGGCCAGCCACAACGCCATGCCTGACAACGGCATCAAGTTCTTCGCGCTCGGCGGCCACAAGTTGCCCGACGAGGTCGAAGACCGCATCGAAGCCGCCATGGACGCCCCGGCCGATCGGCCGACCGGCGCCGCTGTGGGACGCGTGCACCGCGTCGACGACGGCGCCGAGCGTTATGTCGCGCACCTGCTCAAGGCCTTGCCCCACGAGTTGGCGGGCCTGCACGTCGTCGTCGATGCCGCTCACGGCGCTGCCAGCGAGGTCGGCCCGGACGCCTTCCGCCGCGCCGGTGCACAAGTGACCGTCATCGGTGCCGAGCCCGACGGCCTCAACATTAACGATGGCTACGGATCCACCCACCTCGACAAGCTCAAGCAGGCGGTCGTGGAAGCCGGTGCTGATTTCGGCGTCGCCTTCGACGGCGACGCCGACCGCTGCCTCGCCGTCGACGCGAGTGGCACTGAGGTCGACGGCGACCAGATCATGGCGATCCTGGCCGTCGGTATGAAGGAGCGGGGCGCGCTCAAGGAAGACACCCTCGTCGCGACCGTGATGAGCAACCTCGGTCTCTACCAGGCGATGGAGCAGCGCGGTATCAGCATCAAGCAGACGGCGGTCGGTGACCGTTATGTGCTGGAGGAGATGCGCGCCAGCGGTTACAACCTCGGCGGCGAGCAGTCGGGGCACGTCATCCTGACCGACGTCGGCACCACCGGTGATGGTGTGCTGACCGGCCTCATGCTGGCTGCCCAAGTGGCCTCGTCCGGCTCGACGATGGCGCAGCTGGCCACCGTGATGACCCGCCTGCCCCAGCACATGGTCAACGTCAAGGGCGTGGACAAGGCGGCAGCCAGCACCCACCCCGTGGTGTTGAACGCCATCTCCGAGGCTGAACTCGAACTCGGCGACAACGGCCGGGTGCTGCTTCGCCCCTCGGGCACCGAGCCGGTCGTCCGGGTCATGGCCGAAGCTCCCACCGCTGAACTCGCGCAGCAGATCACGGCTCGCCTGGCAGCTGTGGTGCAGACCGAGCTCGCGCTCTGA